A section of the Quatrionicoccus australiensis genome encodes:
- a CDS encoding fumarylacetoacetate hydrolase family protein, with protein MPFVFSPVANSALPVAGSDQLFPVRRVFCVGRNYAEHAREMGAIDQADGREPPFFFMKPGDALVGGDGELAVAYPPQTANLHHEVELVVALRAGGADVAVDAAKELIFGYAVGLDLTRRDLQARAKEKGHPWDMGKGFDQSAVISVIQPVAQCGHPDSGRIWLTVNGQVRQDGDLASMMWKVADIIANLSQSVCLAAGDLIYTGTPAGVGPLLRGDVLAAGVDGVARLQARIV; from the coding sequence ATGCCATTTGTTTTTTCTCCGGTTGCCAATTCGGCTTTGCCGGTTGCGGGTAGCGATCAGTTGTTTCCGGTGCGCCGCGTGTTTTGTGTCGGGCGCAATTACGCCGAGCATGCGCGCGAAATGGGCGCGATCGATCAGGCCGACGGACGCGAGCCGCCGTTCTTTTTCATGAAGCCGGGCGATGCGCTTGTGGGTGGTGACGGTGAACTGGCGGTGGCCTATCCGCCGCAGACGGCCAATCTGCACCATGAAGTCGAGCTGGTTGTCGCATTGCGCGCCGGCGGTGCCGACGTAGCGGTCGACGCGGCAAAAGAGCTGATTTTCGGCTACGCGGTCGGCCTCGATCTGACCCGGCGCGATCTGCAGGCGCGCGCCAAGGAGAAAGGCCATCCCTGGGACATGGGCAAGGGCTTCGACCAGTCGGCGGTGATCAGCGTGATCCAGCCGGTTGCGCAGTGCGGCCATCCGGACAGTGGACGGATCTGGCTGACGGTCAATGGGCAGGTCCGTCAGGACGGCGATCTCGCCTCGATGATGTGGAAAGTGGCGGACATCATTGCCAATCTGTCGCAGTCGGTATGTCTGGCGGCCGGCGACCTGATCTATACCGGTACGCCGGCCGGTGTCGGCCCTCTGCTGCGGGGTGATGTGCTGGCGGCAGGAGTTGACGGCGTGGCGCGCCTGCAGGCGCGCATCGTCTGA
- the paaK gene encoding phenylacetate--CoA ligase PaaK yields MNKGLHAIETASRDEIVALQTERLKWTLQHVYANVPHYKAKFDAAGVHPDDFRQLSDIARFPFTTKQDLRDNYPYGMFAVPRQDVVRIHASSGTTGKPTVVGYTQKDIDTWAELIARSIYASGGRKGDIVHVAYGYGLFTGGLGAHYGAEKLGCTVIPMSGGQTEKQVQLICDFKPNIIMVTPSYMLNIADEFRRQGIDPRSTELRIGIHGAEPWTDAMRGEIEKAFDIDAIDIYGLSEVIGPGVANECAETKDGPVIWEDHFYAEVIDPLTGEVLPDGSEGELVFTSLTKEAMPVIRYRTRDLTRLLPPTARSMRRIGKITGRSDDMLIIRGVNVFPSQIEELILRQPKLSPHYVLEVTRDGHLDSMKVNVELKPEFEFASGPEKEFVAHDLQHHIKSYIGISAKIDVVEIGGIERSVGKARRVIDKRPK; encoded by the coding sequence ATGAATAAAGGCCTGCACGCCATAGAAACCGCCAGCCGCGACGAAATCGTGGCACTCCAGACAGAACGTCTCAAATGGACACTGCAGCACGTCTACGCCAATGTGCCGCACTACAAGGCAAAGTTCGACGCCGCCGGCGTCCATCCGGATGACTTCCGCCAGTTGTCCGATATCGCCAGATTTCCGTTCACCACCAAGCAGGATCTGCGCGACAACTACCCCTACGGCATGTTTGCCGTACCGCGCCAGGACGTCGTGCGCATCCACGCCTCGAGCGGCACGACCGGCAAGCCGACCGTCGTCGGCTACACGCAGAAGGACATCGACACCTGGGCTGAGTTGATCGCCCGTTCGATCTACGCTTCCGGCGGGCGCAAGGGCGACATCGTGCATGTCGCCTACGGCTACGGCCTGTTCACCGGCGGCCTGGGCGCCCACTACGGCGCCGAAAAGCTCGGCTGCACGGTGATCCCGATGTCCGGCGGGCAGACCGAAAAGCAGGTCCAGCTGATCTGCGATTTCAAGCCGAACATCATCATGGTGACGCCGTCCTACATGCTCAACATCGCCGACGAGTTCCGCCGCCAGGGTATCGATCCGCGCAGCACCGAATTGCGCATCGGCATCCACGGCGCCGAACCGTGGACCGACGCCATGCGTGGCGAGATCGAAAAGGCCTTTGATATCGACGCCATCGACATCTACGGCCTGTCCGAAGTGATCGGCCCGGGCGTCGCCAACGAGTGCGCCGAGACCAAGGACGGCCCGGTGATCTGGGAAGACCATTTCTACGCCGAAGTCATCGACCCGCTGACCGGCGAAGTCCTGCCCGATGGCAGCGAGGGCGAACTCGTTTTCACTTCGCTGACCAAGGAAGCGATGCCGGTCATCCGCTATCGCACCCGCGACCTGACCCGGCTGCTGCCGCCAACCGCCCGCTCGATGCGTCGCATCGGCAAGATCACCGGCCGTTCGGACGATATGCTGATCATCCGCGGCGTCAATGTCTTCCCGTCGCAGATCGAAGAGTTGATCCTCCGCCAGCCCAAGCTGTCGCCGCATTACGTGCTGGAAGTCACCCGCGACGGCCACCTCGACTCGATGAAGGTGAATGTCGAGCTGAAGCCCGAATTCGAGTTTGCCAGCGGCCCAGAAAAGGAATTCGTGGCGCACGACCTGCAGCACCACATCAAGTCCTACATCGGCATTTCGGCCAAGATCGACGTGGTCGAAATCGGCGGCATCGAGCGCTCGGTCGGCAAAGCCAGGCGCGTCATCGACAAGCGGCCAAAATAA
- a CDS encoding MATE family efflux transporter yields MLLAAVRGLLAHAFPILIAQLSSIGMMVVDTAVLGHVSPLDLAAVAIGGGIHISVVFALVGILQAVAPLVAHLHGARRDGEVAGVLQQGFWLALLLSVPGVLFLTHPGAVLGMAGMEAAVESKVRLYLAMLAWSLPASLCYRTFYAFCNALGRPRVLMVIGLAALPLHAVLAWGFALQGWLGEALGVAGCALSNIVIAWVACLAAGAYLAYGPLGVRYRPFSDWKKPDGKTWRELLRLGLPMGFSNLVEITAFTLIALFVAPLGAEIVAGHRIVANLAALCYMLPLSLAIATLSAVGQAVGARDWPRAHAVIGAGLLLAAGLSTLLGGLLWLAAAPLVAAYTDDPGVRAVAMSLVAYIALYQFFDALQTVAGHVLRAYRVTFVPMLIQTFCFWGVGLWGGWWLCYHASPPLGIDGFWLGSVASLVCAALLLGPLLWQAVRGTESAP; encoded by the coding sequence ATGCTTCTTGCCGCCGTCCGCGGGCTTCTTGCCCATGCCTTCCCGATCCTGATCGCCCAGCTTTCCTCCATCGGCATGATGGTGGTCGATACCGCCGTGCTCGGCCATGTCAGTCCGCTCGACCTGGCGGCGGTGGCCATTGGCGGCGGTATTCACATTTCGGTGGTGTTCGCGCTGGTCGGCATTCTGCAGGCGGTGGCGCCGCTGGTTGCGCACCTGCACGGCGCGCGGCGCGACGGGGAGGTGGCCGGTGTCCTGCAGCAGGGATTCTGGCTGGCCTTGCTGCTGAGTGTGCCGGGCGTGCTGTTTCTGACCCATCCCGGTGCTGTACTCGGCATGGCGGGAATGGAAGCGGCGGTCGAGAGCAAGGTCCGGTTGTACCTCGCGATGCTGGCCTGGAGTTTGCCGGCCTCGCTTTGCTATCGGACTTTCTATGCCTTCTGTAATGCACTGGGGCGACCGCGCGTACTGATGGTGATCGGGTTGGCGGCGCTGCCGCTGCATGCTGTCCTGGCCTGGGGCTTCGCCCTGCAAGGCTGGCTGGGCGAAGCATTGGGTGTGGCCGGCTGCGCCCTGTCCAATATCGTGATCGCCTGGGTGGCCTGTCTGGCGGCCGGCGCGTATCTCGCCTACGGGCCGCTGGGGGTGCGTTACCGGCCGTTCTCCGACTGGAAAAAGCCGGACGGGAAAACCTGGCGGGAGTTGTTGCGCCTTGGTTTGCCGATGGGCTTTTCCAATCTGGTGGAGATTACGGCGTTTACGCTGATTGCCCTGTTTGTCGCGCCCTTGGGGGCAGAGATCGTGGCCGGGCATCGTATCGTCGCCAATCTGGCCGCGCTTTGTTACATGCTTCCCCTGTCGCTGGCGATTGCGACGCTTTCCGCTGTCGGGCAGGCGGTCGGGGCGCGCGACTGGCCGCGGGCGCATGCCGTGATCGGTGCCGGCCTGCTGCTCGCCGCCGGCTTGTCGACTCTGCTCGGTGGATTGCTCTGGCTGGCAGCAGCGCCGCTGGTGGCTGCCTACACGGATGATCCTGGTGTGCGGGCGGTGGCCATGAGTCTGGTTGCCTATATTGCCCTCTATCAGTTCTTTGATGCCTTGCAGACGGTTGCCGGCCATGTTTTGCGTGCCTACCGGGTGACCTTCGTGCCGATGTTGATCCAGACTTTCTGTTTCTGGGGTGTCGGCCTGTGGGGCGGCTGGTGGCTGTGTTATCACGCTTCGCCTCCGCTCGGCATCGACGGTTTCTGGCTCGGCTCGGTGGCCAGCCTGGTGTGTGCCGCGCTCTTGCTGGGGCCGTTGCTATGGCAGGCGGTTCGAGGTACGGAATCGGCGCCGTAA
- the sucC gene encoding ADP-forming succinate--CoA ligase subunit beta produces the protein MKIHEYQGKQLLKKFGVTVPRGIHCTTVDDAVKAAETLGGKVWVVKAQIHAGGRGKGGGVKVATSLEKVREYASQILGMQLITHQTGPEGQKVRHLLIEEGADIQHEYYVAALTDRATQSVAIMASYEGGMDIEEVAHNTPEKIVKVFVNPLVGLTDEQGLELAKGMGMLEASIPQCIDTLKKLYTCYMETDASLAEINPLIHEGDGTVKAIDAKFNFDSNALYRQQEIVAMRDLDEEDADEIEASKFDLAYISLDGNIGCLVNGAGLAMATMDTIKLFGAEPANFLDVGGGATTEKVTEAFKIMLKNTKVKGILVNIFGGIMKCDTIAAGVVAAAKEVNLAVPLVVRMKGTNEDMGKQILKDSGLPIISADSMAEAATKIVAAVK, from the coding sequence ATGAAAATTCACGAATATCAGGGCAAACAACTCCTGAAAAAATTCGGCGTTACGGTTCCGCGCGGGATTCACTGCACGACCGTCGATGACGCGGTCAAGGCAGCAGAAACCCTGGGCGGCAAGGTTTGGGTCGTCAAAGCCCAGATTCACGCCGGTGGCCGTGGCAAGGGTGGCGGCGTCAAGGTCGCAACCTCCCTGGAAAAAGTGCGCGAATACGCCAGCCAGATTCTCGGCATGCAGCTGATCACGCACCAGACCGGTCCGGAAGGCCAGAAGGTTCGTCACCTGCTGATCGAAGAAGGCGCTGACATCCAGCACGAGTACTACGTTGCAGCGCTGACCGACCGCGCCACGCAGTCTGTCGCGATCATGGCCTCCTACGAAGGCGGCATGGACATCGAAGAAGTTGCCCACAACACCCCGGAAAAGATCGTCAAGGTCTTCGTCAACCCGCTGGTCGGCCTGACCGACGAGCAAGGCCTGGAACTGGCCAAGGGCATGGGTATGCTGGAAGCCTCCATTCCGCAGTGTATCGACACGTTGAAGAAGCTCTACACCTGCTACATGGAAACCGATGCTTCGCTGGCCGAAATCAATCCGCTGATCCACGAAGGCGACGGCACCGTCAAGGCCATTGACGCCAAGTTCAACTTCGACTCCAACGCCCTCTATCGTCAGCAGGAAATCGTCGCCATGCGCGACCTGGATGAAGAAGATGCCGACGAAATCGAAGCTTCCAAGTTCGATCTGGCCTACATCTCCCTCGACGGCAACATCGGCTGTCTGGTGAACGGTGCCGGTCTGGCCATGGCCACGATGGACACCATCAAGCTGTTCGGCGCCGAGCCGGCCAACTTCCTCGACGTCGGTGGCGGTGCCACGACCGAGAAGGTGACCGAAGCCTTCAAGATCATGCTCAAGAACACCAAGGTCAAGGGCATTCTGGTCAACATCTTCGGTGGCATCATGAAGTGCGACACCATTGCTGCCGGCGTCGTTGCCGCTGCCAAGGAAGTCAATCTGGCCGTGCCGCTGGTCGTCCGCATGAAGGGCACCAACGAAGACATGGGCAAGCAGATCCTCAAGGATTCCGGTCTGCCTATCATTTCTGCCGATTCCATGGCCGAAGCCGCCACCAAGATCGTCGCTGCGGTCAAGTAA
- the sucD gene encoding succinate--CoA ligase subunit alpha yields the protein MSIFINKNTRIITQGITGKTGQFHTEKCQEYANGKECFVAGVNPKKAGESIFNIPIYASVKEAAAETGATVSVIYVPPPGAAAAIWEAVEADLDLAICITEGIPVRDMLILRNKMKAKEAAGGKKTLLLGPNCPGLITPDEVKIGIMPGHIHRKGRIGVVSRSGTLTYEAVGQLTEIGLGQSSAVGIGGDPINGLKHIDVMKAFNDDPDTDAVIMIGEIGGPDEAEAAMWCKENMKKPVVGFIAGVTAPAGKRMGHAGALISGGADTADAKLEIMEACGFTVTRNPSEMAKLLKALL from the coding sequence ATGTCCATTTTCATCAATAAGAACACCCGTATCATTACCCAGGGCATCACCGGCAAGACCGGTCAGTTCCATACGGAAAAGTGCCAGGAATACGCAAACGGCAAGGAATGCTTTGTTGCCGGCGTGAACCCGAAGAAGGCCGGCGAGTCCATCTTCAATATTCCTATCTACGCTTCGGTCAAGGAAGCTGCCGCCGAAACCGGCGCTACCGTTTCCGTGATCTACGTGCCGCCCCCGGGTGCCGCTGCCGCGATCTGGGAAGCCGTTGAAGCCGACCTCGATCTGGCCATCTGTATCACCGAAGGCATCCCGGTTCGCGACATGCTGATCCTGCGCAACAAGATGAAGGCCAAGGAAGCCGCTGGCGGCAAGAAGACCCTGCTGCTCGGCCCGAACTGCCCTGGCCTGATCACCCCGGATGAAGTGAAGATCGGCATCATGCCGGGTCACATCCACCGCAAGGGTCGCATCGGCGTGGTTTCGCGCTCCGGCACCCTGACCTACGAAGCCGTTGGCCAATTGACCGAAATCGGTCTGGGCCAGTCGTCTGCCGTCGGTATCGGTGGTGACCCGATCAACGGTCTGAAGCACATCGACGTCATGAAGGCTTTCAACGACGATCCGGATACCGACGCTGTCATCATGATCGGCGAAATCGGTGGTCCTGACGAAGCCGAAGCTGCCATGTGGTGCAAGGAAAACATGAAGAAGCCGGTGGTTGGCTTCATCGCTGGTGTTACCGCACCGGCCGGCAAGCGTATGGGCCACGCTGGCGCCCTGATTTCCGGTGGTGCCGATACGGCAGATGCCAAGCTGGAAATCATGGAAGCCTGCGGCTTCACCGTGACGCGCAATCCGTCCGAAATGGCCAAGCTGTTGAAGGCTCTGCTGTAA
- a CDS encoding TerC family protein — protein MELDFFSAAFWIAVGQIILIDIVLSGDNAVVIALACRNLAPEQRRTGIFWGVAGAVSLRVVLTVFAALVMNLPWLKLGGGLLLIWIAVKLMLPEDEEGHDIKPSSHLWGAVKTIVVADFVMSLDNVIAVAGAAHGSLALLLFGLAVSIPLIVWSSQLILHWMERFPSIVLFGAALLGYVAGQMIFTDPGVLDLLPPLPLWSAKVAGAVGALLVVVLGRWLEQRMLARQDVTIV, from the coding sequence ATGGAACTTGATTTTTTCTCTGCTGCATTCTGGATTGCCGTCGGTCAGATCATCCTGATCGATATCGTTCTCTCTGGCGATAACGCCGTGGTGATTGCACTTGCCTGTCGCAATCTGGCGCCGGAACAACGGCGTACAGGTATTTTCTGGGGGGTGGCCGGTGCCGTCAGCCTGCGCGTCGTGCTGACTGTCTTTGCGGCGCTGGTGATGAACCTGCCCTGGTTGAAGCTGGGCGGCGGTTTGCTGCTGATCTGGATTGCCGTCAAGCTGATGCTGCCGGAAGACGAAGAGGGGCACGACATCAAGCCATCCTCCCACTTGTGGGGAGCGGTCAAGACGATCGTTGTTGCCGATTTCGTCATGAGCCTCGATAACGTGATTGCCGTCGCCGGTGCTGCCCACGGCAGTCTGGCCTTGCTGCTCTTCGGGCTGGCGGTCAGCATTCCGCTCATCGTCTGGTCGAGCCAGTTGATCCTGCACTGGATGGAGCGCTTCCCGTCCATCGTGCTGTTTGGTGCTGCCTTGCTCGGCTATGTCGCCGGCCAGATGATATTCACCGACCCCGGTGTACTTGATTTGCTGCCGCCGCTGCCGCTTTGGTCAGCAAAGGTGGCTGGCGCCGTTGGTGCGCTGCTGGTCGTGGTGCTTGGACGCTGGCTTGAGCAGCGGATGCTGGCGCGTCAGGATGTCACCATCGTTTGA
- a CDS encoding ornithine cyclodeaminase family protein, with protein MALFLSENDVKKLLTVEMALEGVESAHRDLALGQALDTPRARSRLPQTVLHILQGALPAQGVLGYKAYTSNRSGNRFLVHLFDAASGQLRAVIEADYLGMIRTGATSGLAARWLARPDSTVAGVFGAGWQAEGHVRAICAALPLERVKVFSRKTDKLQAFCQRMSEATGVAVEPAANAEELVRGSDLIGTVTTAAQPLFDAEWLEPGTHINAAGSNALIRQELSEAALKRCDLIAVDAVPTALAEAGDLLPLLEKGRLHPRQMLELGDVIIGRHPGRTDAGQITVFESQGMAIQDLAVALRVLAAAEAQGLGVEIPLR; from the coding sequence GTGGCCCTGTTTCTCTCGGAAAATGATGTAAAAAAGCTGTTGACCGTTGAGATGGCTCTGGAAGGGGTCGAATCGGCACATCGTGACCTGGCGCTCGGTCAAGCCCTGGATACGCCGCGCGCCCGCTCGCGCTTGCCGCAAACGGTACTGCATATCCTGCAAGGTGCCTTGCCGGCCCAGGGCGTACTTGGTTACAAGGCCTATACCAGCAATCGCAGCGGCAACCGTTTTTTGGTGCACCTGTTCGATGCGGCCAGCGGTCAATTGCGCGCCGTGATCGAGGCTGATTATCTCGGCATGATCCGGACCGGGGCGACCAGCGGCCTGGCTGCGCGCTGGCTGGCGCGGCCGGATTCGACCGTGGCCGGCGTGTTTGGTGCCGGCTGGCAGGCGGAAGGCCATGTGCGCGCTATCTGCGCCGCCCTGCCGCTGGAGCGGGTCAAGGTGTTCAGTCGCAAGACCGACAAGTTGCAGGCTTTTTGCCAGCGCATGAGCGAGGCGACCGGTGTTGCGGTCGAGCCGGCGGCCAATGCCGAAGAACTCGTGCGTGGCAGCGACTTGATCGGAACCGTAACCACCGCAGCGCAGCCGTTGTTTGACGCCGAATGGCTGGAGCCGGGAACGCATATCAATGCAGCCGGTTCGAATGCGCTGATTCGCCAGGAGTTGTCGGAAGCGGCCCTGAAGCGTTGCGACCTGATTGCCGTCGATGCCGTGCCGACGGCGCTGGCCGAAGCGGGTGACCTGCTGCCGCTGCTCGAAAAGGGGCGTCTGCATCCGCGGCAGATGCTCGAACTGGGTGATGTGATCATCGGTCGGCATCCCGGCCGTACGGACGCCGGCCAGATTACCGTTTTCGAATCGCAAGGCATGGCCATCCAGGATCTGGCGGTGGCGTTGCGCGTGCTGGCCGCGGCCGAGGCGCAGGGGCTGGGGGTGGAGATTCCCTTGCGGTAA